The genomic segment CGCCTTGTTGATCAGCTCTGGATTAGTCACAGCACTTCCACTGTTGATGTTCGGACTAGCTGCAAAGGCCATTCCGCTTTCTACTGTAGGCATGCTTCAATACATGACCCCGACGATGCAGATGCTGTGGGCATTGTTTGTTGTCAACGAGGTAGTCGAACCAGCACGTTGGGTTGGTTTCATCATTATTTGGATTGCGGTTGCTATCTACTTGACGGATATCATTCGAAAAAACCATGCAGATAATCGGCATTAGCAGTAAAGAAACCTACCTCACAAAGTATTGATTTACTGTAAGGGATGCACTCTAGCAGAAAATAAATCTTCTTTATACGACTTCACGCAGGCACCATAAATTCCAAAGGCATATATTTAGGCCACACTATAAAATGGGTTCCGAAGCTTTAAATTTAGGTTGCCACAGGCTTTTCGCCATGGCTTAGATTTAATCACTTTTTATCGAACTACCTATGTGACAATTTGTTTTTCTTTCTCTGTTCATGTGCATCCATTCCTATAGATTCAGAGGGGACCCTAGAACGCGCTCGCGGGAATGAACTCGCGGTCGGAATATCTGAAAACCAACCTTGGACAGAAATTATCGCAGCCGGCGAATATTCAGGAATAGAAGTCGACCTAATAAAAGGATTTGCCGACAGCATCGACGCGGAGGTGAAATGGCAGAATGCCCCAGAATCAGTACTGGCCAATAGAGTCAAAAATGGCCAACTCGATGTTGTAATTGGGGGGGGTTGTCTTCTTCGTCTCCTTGGTCCTCTCACATGGCTCTGTCTCGTCCATATTCCAAAGTCGACGGGGAGGGGAAAGTGATGGGGATTAGGTTAGGAGAGAACGAACTTATGACCGCTTTAGAACGTTATCTCGCTCAAGAGTTTGGTGAAATCTGATGAGTTTAGGAGCCGGCGACACCCAAGATTTAAGGCGCAATGAGATGCCTGAAAAACAGCAAACGGCGCTACGCAAAGCGATAAAATTAGAATGGATGACTATTATATGGGTCCTTTTCTCCATCGCTTTAGTTGGCGTCGTTGCTGGCCAATCACAGGCTATGCGTAGTGCATGGATTGAAGACATGCTTGCGTTGGTGCCTCCAATCGCATTTCTCTTAGCATCGCGAATCAGTAGAGCTGTGCCGTCCAAGAGGTATCCGTATGGTAGGTATCGGTCGATTGCTATCGGCCATCAAGCTGCAGCGATGACGTTACTTGTCATGGGTGGCCTGTTGATTTATGAGGCAGTTTCTTCATTGATAAAGGGAGAAAAACCCCAATAGGTCTAACTATTTTGTTTGGCCATGATGTGTGGTCCGGTTGGCTGATGATTGGGGTTATGATATTTTTTTCTATCCCAATGGTGGCTGTTGGGCGAGTAAAAATTCGCCTAGCTAAAGACTTGCACGATAAATTACTTTACGCAGACGCGGATATGGCTAAAGCGGATTGGGGAACAGCGGTCGCTAGCTCTGTGGGTGTGCTTGGAATAGGACTCGGTTTTTGGTGGGCGGATGCAGTTGCAGCCCTAGTAATATCAGCTTCAATTCTTAAAGATGGTATTACCAACATAAAGGCTGCTGTATCTGGTCTGAGTGACGGACGAGCAACCACCTATGACAATTCGGCTCCCCACCGTTTAAATCATGATGTAGAAAAGACTGCTCTCCAGGTCCACTGGGCCAAACAAGCTTGCGCTAGGGTACGTGACCAAGGTCGGGTTTTTCACGCAGAGGTATTTGTTGAGCGAGTTGAAGGATATATACCTACACCCGAGGAAGTATCTCAGCTAGTCGAGAAAATTCGAGACCTTGACTGGAAAATGCGAGATGTTGTAGTGTCTGTAGTCGAAAAAATTGACCCCTACCAAGCCCCCAATCATCTTAGAGCTTAGGTAAAGGAAAATTTTAACCGGTTTGAGCTAAGGGGTGGGTGTCCCTCCCGTAACTCCTAGAGTTTCTCCTACCACATAACTAGCTTCATCAGAGGCGAGAAAAACGTACGCGCCGGCCAACTCCACTGGATGCCCCGCTCTTCCGATTGGTGTCTGAGTTCCGAATCCTTCTAACTTCTCTTGCGGCTGTCCGTGGCTAGGTTGCAATGGCGTCCAAAAAGGGCCCGGGGCTACAGAATTAACACGAATACCTTTACCGATCAAACTACTAGCCAAGCCTTTAGAAAGGTTATTCAATGCTGCCTTAGTCATCGCGTAATCTAGTAAGGTTCCCGAAGGATTATATGCCTGAATAGAGGAAGTAAAGATTATAGATGATCCTGGCTTCAGATGCGGTAAAGCAGCTTTTGTAACCCGAAAACTGCCATAAAGATTGACTTGCAAAGTTTGATCGAAGCTTTCATCGGTAATCTCGGCCAATCCGTCTGCCCATACTTGGCGCGCCGCATTGTTCACCAAAATGTCTAGACCACCTAAAGCGTCCACAGTTTCTTGGACCAATGATCGGCAATAGTTTGGATCTCTGAGATCGCCAGGGAAAGAAAAGGCTTTTTGGCCAGCATCCTCAATTGCCTGAATCACCCTGTCAGCATCTACTTGTTCCTCCGGCAGGTAGGCAATCGCAACATCTGCCCCTTCACGCGCATATGCAATTGCTACAGCAGCTCCGATCCCGGAATCCCCTCCAGTAATAAGAGCCTTTCGTCCTTTTAGCCGTCCATGTCCTTGATAACTAGAAAGGCCAATATCTGCTTGTGGTAAAAGTTCTGTATCGAGCCCTGGTTCCATT from the Corynebacterium crudilactis genome contains:
- a CDS encoding SDR family oxidoreductase, which translates into the protein MSNDPRTLFPKVDPPQQSQMEPGLDTELLPQADIGLSSYQGHGRLKGRKALITGGDSGIGAAVAIAYAREGADVAIAYLPEEQVDADRVIQAIEDAGQKAFSFPGDLRDPNYCRSLVQETVDALGGLDILVNNAARQVWADGLAEITDESFDQTLQVNLYGSFRVTKAALPHLKPGSSIIFTSSIQAYNPSGTLLDYAMTKAALNNLSKGLASSLIGKGIRVNSVAPGPFWTPLQPSHGQPQEKLEGFGTQTPIGRAGHPVELAGAYVFLASDEASYVVGETLGVTGGTPTP